TGGTAAAAATTCactatgaatgataaaaaaatCACTATAAATGGTAAAAATTCACTACGAATGGTAAAAAAATACACTATGAATGATAAAAAATACactatgaatgataaaaatatactATGCATGATGAATGATGAGTGAtaaaaatatgttatgaatgataaaaaaacactatgaatgataaaaaaaaaaaaaaacactatgaatgataaaaaaaaatacactatagggtatgaatgataaaaaaaatagaatGAATGATGATAACAAACAGTATGAATGATAATAAAAAACAGTATGAATGGTAATAATGAGGTAATGAATGATAATAATTGAGATGCTGAATTATGAAAACGATGGTATGAATATAAAAATATggtatgaatgataaaaaaaaagcaCGTAACAAGATATAAAAAAAAGAGTTGCAAATTTTCTGATAGACTAAACACACaaaaattattgataaaaaacaataaaataaaaggTTGAACATGATGAATGATAAAAGGTATCAATGGATGATAAAAAAACACCCGAAATTAAAAAACTTGGAAATGTATTAGCAGAACAAGTACAAATTATTCTTACACAgtattaaaaaaaatgaaaaaaaacatTACAAACAGTACGGTCTTAAAAAAACTGGAAAAATTTAAACATGAAAAAATTATTCCGAATCAGAATGTTCTTCTTCGAAATCCGCATCTTCATTCTCATCCTCACTTTCATCTTCTAATTCAAAATCGACAACTTTTTTTTTTCTTGCCATGAAGCAAAGACAGTAACAATAACAACAAATAAGTACATAAAAAGTGATTAAAAAGGTAAAAAAACAACAAAAGTTGAAAGTTCATATAATCAATCATAGTAATTTAACAAAAATTTTACCATTCATACtcatatttttatcattcataCTAAAAATTTAGCATTCATTCTGAATTTTTACCATTCTTactcatttttttttttatcattcattctGAAATTTTTAGCATtcattctgttttttttttaatcataCATCACCTTCTTTTTACCATTCATAAAATTTCTTTTATCATTCatgctattttttattttttttgctgcaTCTTCATATAGAACCCTTGAAGTTGTTTCTTTGCTGCAACTTCATATAGAACCACTTTACTTGAATTCCTACCACTAGCTTCACTGTTTTATAGAAAATTAACGAATATTAGTAACTAAATTGTGATGTCGATATTAACTGATTACATAATCAGTTTTGAAATTACCTGCAGGAAAAAATGTGTGCAAGCAAACGCTCCAGATACTTATACGATTGGATAAATTACTTATGAATAAATGAGAAAACGGAAAAATTGGAAAAACCTTGACACCGGCTACTGCTTCTTGGTGTTCGATGATTGAGTTTATGTCATATAAAGGTCTAGCAAACCATGCTTTAAGCAATCTCTTCCCATATGCTGTCACGCAACGGTTTAATTGGTCATACAATGTCCTGCATGGATGAATACATCAATTAGGAGGATTAACTCTTTAACCAACTAGCAAATATAAAGGTGGCAAGTTAGGCTGATTGGGTAGTGGGCAATGGGTGAAAACAGGTTTGAATTCACAAAGGATACAATGATGATTATATGGGTTTATGCATTCATAATACACCTTGGGTGACTTTGACCCGCTCACTCATTATATCATTTCCATTTAAGCTAAACTATTACTCCATTATACTTGTACAGCTTTAGACCTGATATACATAGAGCATAACTGAATCGACCAGTTTATACATAAATCGGTCAAGCAAAGAGAAATTGAAAGAACTGTAGGGCTGCACATGTCAAGTAATAATAGCGATATATAAGGGTAGAAGAAATACTTGGAGATCACGTGCATAATTGAACATTTCCCTGATCAATCTTGCACTCTCTCCTATGACCTTATCAATAATCGCACTTGACACGACCTACAAACAATTACCAACACATTAAAAACAAAATACTCATCAATATCCATATCATAAAAATACAAATTTGTAATAAGATTACCTTAAAGAAATTAGCATCTATGTTGCTAGCAATTGCTCTAGCTAGTAACGTCTTTCGAGTACCAGGAGGTCCATAAAGAAGAACAGCCTAAAAAAACATCACTTCCATTAAATTTCGTACAACTCTAAACTAAAATTAACATATTTAAAAAATCTTCTATATCCATATATTTGAAAATCATCAATACGTACCTTAAGAGGTTTG
This genomic window from Rutidosis leptorrhynchoides isolate AG116_Rl617_1_P2 chromosome 2, CSIRO_AGI_Rlap_v1, whole genome shotgun sequence contains:
- the LOC139890253 gene encoding 26S proteasome regulatory subunit 10B homolog A-like, coding for MSIDLDSLSLVDLVVYNMLHEDPGNVNYSAVGGLSDQIRELRESIELPLMNSGLFLWVGIKPLKAVLLYGPPGTRKTLLARAIASNIDANFFKVVSSAIIDKVIGESARLIREMFNYARDLQLCSMYIRTLYDQLNRCVTAYGKRLLKAWFARPLYDINSIIEHQEAVAGVKVISKLIIEASGRNSSKVVLYEVAAKKQLQGKKKVVDFELEDESEDENEDADFEEEHSDSE